The nucleotide window tcttccaaaacaccaggtATGAATTAGCCCCTGTTCTGTATCTCCAGGGCTCTCAGTGTGTGCTGATGTCTCTGTTGCTCAGTGGAATCCCAGATCAGTCAGTGAGgcaacagctgtgtgtgtgcagtttttTCTGTGTGTCACAAACACACTCGGGTCTTTGGGATCTACAGCAAACACATCTATCTGAATAATGCAATTTGACACTGGTGGAGCTATTGTCTCTATGCCCAACAGTGGGTCAGAAAAAATAACTTATCTGGTATACTGTTTATGAACAATGTGGAATATGttaaacttactgtatatattaaatatatatatataatataataatatatatatacatatatactgcTTATGAACAATTTGTTACAATAagtgtaaatattaaattaatcaaaagtcAAGAAACACTGTACTTGAACTGTATCTGCTGTGCCTAGTGGGCCAACTTGTAACAGGAGGTCATGGTGATCTCTTAGAACTCCTGatctctgacccctgacctctaATTTTCTGGTCCTAGATCAGCTATCCCTTAGGCTGGTTGGGAGAGGAGATGATTGTGCTGGGAGGCTGGAGGTTTATCACAAtggctcctgggggacagtctgcgatgactcctgggacctggcaGACTCTCAGGTGGTGTGCAGGCAGCTCCAGTGTGGGACGGCCCTCAGTGCCCCAGTGCCGGGCTCCTTTAGCCAGGGAACTGGTcccatctggctggacgaggtgggCTGTCTGGGGAATGAGTCGTCCCTGGGGGAGTGTCCCTCAGCATGGTGGGGACAGCACGACTGTGGACACAAGGAGGATGTGAGAATCCTGTGTTCAGGTAGGGgagataattaaaattacaatgatTCAGATAATTTAATCCCACATTGTGGATATGGCTTGCATCTAGAGTGCCTAGATATGTTTGACTTGTGAGGATGTGAGAATCTTGTGTTCAGTAAGTTAGTTAAGTAAAATAATCCATATTCTTAAATTCCACGTTGTGGATATGGTTTGCATCTGGAGTGCTTAAATACATCTTGTTGAGGAAAAGACTGAGCTGGatgcagaattaattttaaaataaatatttatatttatgataCAGTTGTGAATGCACATATTCACATcccagcaaaaataaataaagagagaaagaaactcAAGATAAATTCCCCTCCACTTTAATGGGTATATATTAATCTCAGTCCTCCAGTAAAATCTAGGGTCCAAACTTTAAACTTCTCACATCAATAAGACCTGTTGTCTGTTTGGGTGTATTTGTCTTGGCCATGATCTTTCATGATTTTCTGCCTctaatgtttcattttgatttgttcCAAGAATGGCTTCAGGTCGGATCCTGATGAACCACTTGGTGTTTAATGTCACCCTGAGCCTCGTTTTCTCCACTCACAGCGCTGCACTGCTCACCCTGAGCCACGCATTCTACTTTCATGCCTCAGTCTCTTAGTTGTGCTGCTGCTGAATAGCCAAGCTGATCAGAATTACATTTTCGGTCAGAACCTGATCATGTAATGGGATTTTAAAGCTCTGTGTGATGCACTGTCCAGGTTCTGAATGAACAGAACCACACACTCCTGTCACCTTCATGTCAGCTGTCTTATTGTACAGCTGTCCTTGTTTCATTACGTGAGTCAGTTATAACTGGATTAGTACAGGAAATGAGACTGGTTGCTGTTCACATTGTTTGCTGGTTGTTTCGTACCAGTTCAGATTGAAACGTTGGGCTGTCTTGTCAGGGTTTATTTCCTTTGACTTTCCCTGCTGTCTTGACAGATCACACTCTCCTGAGACTGTCTGCAGGCTGTTCAGGACAGGCAGAGGTTTACTACAATGGCACCTGGGGCAGTATCTGTGCCAACAGCATGACAGACATCACAGCTGCAGTGGTCTGtaaacagctgggctgtggagacaAGGGCACCGTCAGAGAGACAAACTCCAGGCTGAGCCCTGATCCCAGATGGCTGGACTTTGTCTCCTGTCGCAAACACGACTCCACCCTGTGGCAGTGTCCCTCCCCCCCCTGGGGTCAGAATGACTGCACAGACCGAGAAGTGGCTAACATCACCTGCTCAGGTACAGAGGGAAGAGTAATGCTCTGTAAATTAGTGTTTTGCCATATTTAGAACAGACAAAAGCTTTAAACTGAATTCTTAGTAATTTATATCCAAACatgtataaaattaaataattattattaatctttgaAGGTCCTAGAAAAGAAGCTGACAGAAGCACTCCAGCCCCTCAGGAAGAGCAGCCTCAGCTGTACTGCCCAGGTGAGTTCAGTGTGTAAAACAGTCAGAGACACTGCAGCCCTGAGCTGAGGAACAGTAACCATACAGCTCTCTTCTAGAGCCACTCAGTACCTCACTGATCTCTACTACAGTCACTGAGCTGAAGACACTCAGTAACCTCTCTGCTCTCGTCTACAGTCACAGATCTAATGACACTCAGTAACCTCACTGCTCTCTTCTACAGTCACAGATCTGATGACACTCGGTAAACTTTCTGTTGACTTTCAGTCCCACTGGCTCTGCGCCTGGTTGGAGGCACTAACTGCTCTGGCCGGGTGGAGCTGTGGTACGAgggctcctgggggacagtctgtgacgactcctgggacctgcaggatgcccaggtggtctgcagacagctgggctgtggggatgCAGTGAGTGCAGCAATAGAGGCCTCATTCGGACCAGGAAATGGCGCCATCTGGCTGGATGAGGTGAACTGCACAGGCAGTGAGCTTCACCTGTGGGACTGCTGTCACTCTGGACTGAATCAGAGCGACTGTCGACACAAGGAGGATGCAGGGGTTACCTGTACAGGTGAGGAGAGTCTTAGAACTGTAGATGAACAAGGTAGCAGATCAATGGAGAAGTTAGACTGATGTTACCCATACTCTATCACTGCTTAATATCTAACTGAACCAACTAAGATCATCAGTCACAAGATTGAGATGTTTTGTAGCCCGGTGTATGTGAACAACACTAGGCTTTAATTCCAAACAAGACACCATTCATCCAGCAATCCTTGATTTGACCTCAAGGAACAAAtataaagattttctttttaagaccACTGTGGATTCAACCTGCTGTAAAA belongs to Lepisosteus oculatus isolate fLepOcu1 chromosome 14, fLepOcu1.hap2, whole genome shotgun sequence and includes:
- the LOC138242525 gene encoding antigen WC1.1-like — encoded protein: MTPGTWQTLSQGTGPIWLDEVGCLGNESSLGECPSAWWGQHDCGHKEDVRILCSDHTLLRLSAGCSGQAEVYYNGTWGSICANSMTDITAAVVCKQLGCGDKGTVRETNSRLSPDPRWLDFVSCRKHDSTLWQCPSPPWGQNDCTDREVANITCSVPLALRLVGGTNCSGRVELWYEGSWGTVCDDSWDLQDAQVVCRQLGCGDAVSAAIEASFGPGNGAIWLDEVNCTGSELHLWDCCHSGLNQSDCRHKEDAGVTCTGFLRLVNGHSLCSGRVEVNLKNTWTSVCDSDFDWQDAEVVCRELDYNQGVAEGSVSDHRTVPVAVSVFPSAPGYTGFRLANGSDSCSGRVELQWLFKDWGTVCDLYWDLRDASVLCQQLGCGEAVAAPGQARFGQGSGPTQI